The Exiguobacterium aurantiacum DSM 6208 genome includes a window with the following:
- a CDS encoding glyceraldehyde-3-phosphate dehydrogenase encodes MGTKVAINGFGRIGRMVFRKLMLEGRHDVVAINASYPAETLAHLIKHDTVHGPFTLTVRAHGDALIVDGKRIELVSERDPERLPWGELGVEIVVEATGKFNSDIGAKKHLTAGAKKVILTAPGKGDVRTIVMGVNDREYTPEHDHVISNASCTTNCLGPVVKVLDATFGIETGLVTTVHAYTNDQNNIDNPHKDLRRARACGTSIIPTSTGAAKAIGLVLPELQGKLNGMALRVPTPNVSLVDLVVELRRDVTVDEVNEAFERAAHGEMTGILGVSNEPLVSIDFNGDERSSIIDADSTMVLGGNHVKVLAWYDNEWGYSCRVVDLLDMVASYLQIGRQETHA; translated from the coding sequence ATGGGGACGAAAGTGGCAATCAATGGTTTTGGACGTATCGGGAGAATGGTGTTTCGGAAGTTGATGCTCGAAGGACGGCATGACGTCGTGGCCATCAATGCGAGTTATCCGGCAGAGACGCTCGCACACTTGATCAAACACGACACGGTCCACGGGCCGTTCACGTTGACGGTACGGGCGCATGGGGATGCGCTCATCGTCGATGGGAAACGAATCGAGCTCGTATCGGAGCGCGATCCGGAAAGGCTGCCGTGGGGGGAGCTTGGTGTTGAGATCGTCGTCGAGGCGACGGGGAAGTTCAATTCTGATATCGGGGCGAAGAAGCATTTGACGGCAGGTGCGAAGAAAGTCATTTTAACGGCGCCGGGGAAAGGTGATGTGCGGACGATTGTGATGGGGGTCAATGATCGCGAGTACACACCGGAGCATGATCACGTCATCTCGAACGCATCATGCACGACGAACTGCCTCGGACCGGTCGTCAAAGTGCTCGACGCGACGTTCGGGATTGAGACGGGACTCGTGACGACGGTGCACGCCTACACGAACGACCAAAACAACATCGACAATCCACATAAAGATTTACGCCGGGCCCGGGCTTGTGGTACTTCGATTATACCGACTTCGACCGGGGCCGCGAAAGCAATCGGACTCGTCTTGCCCGAACTTCAAGGTAAACTGAACGGGATGGCGCTTCGTGTCCCGACGCCGAACGTCTCGCTCGTCGACCTCGTCGTCGAACTGCGCCGCGACGTCACGGTCGACGAAGTGAACGAGGCGTTCGAACGGGCAGCCCACGGGGAGATGACTGGCATTCTCGGCGTCTCGAACGAGCCACTCGTCTCGATCGATTTTAACGGTGACGAACGGTCGTCGATTATCGATGCGGATTCGACGATGGTGCTCGGCGGGAACCATGTTAAAGTGCTCGCGTGGTATGACAATGAATGGGGCTATTCGTGCCGTGTCGTCGATCTGTTAGACATGGTCGCGAGCTACCTTCAAATCGGGCGACAAGAAACCCACGCTTAA
- the polA gene encoding DNA polymerase I, producing MNKLLLLDGNSLTYRAFFALPPMTDASGRNTNAVYGFTMMLLKLMEDEQPTHFAVAFDASKKTFRHDTFADYKGGRQKTPGELREQFPIVRELCEAFGIKVLELDQYEADDIIGTLSKREAFDQVTIVTGDKDLLQLIDDRVTVYLTKRGITDVEAMDASAFQERYDGLTPRQMIDLKGLMGDKSDNIPGIPGVGEKTALKLLSNYGSVEGLYEHTHELKGKQKEKVEANEKEARMSKQLATIYTDVPIDVDVDDLQFHPYDAAKVKPLFMSLQFKSLLGKLNTEATTEEATEAREVTTVSIEQQDLTEAVLFLEQLRDDYFEDDIIGVAIASKAGVTVGDVSLLSEPAVKSWLADEARKTICLDAKQTIIQLKRHELRLAGYEDLLVAGYLLNLSGGTTLDSIAAHFDYTLPEDEAVYGKGAKRHVPEQDIFEQHVAEKAMAILSLFDRVSAELDQNEQTSLYQDLERPLVAVLAEMEWAGIHVDVATLKVMEEDLGGRIRQLEEEIHGLAGEAFNINSPKQLGVILFEKLALPPVKKTKTGYSTAADVLEKLAPLHPIVEHIMHYRELGKLQSTYVEGLQKVIKADGKIHTRYTQTLTQTGRLSSVNPNLQNIPIRLEEGRRIRKAFTPSEQGWMLYAVDYSQIELRIMSHMSQDEKMLEAFLHDEDIHTSTAANVFRVAKEEVTSLMRRQAKAVNFGIIYGISDYGLSQNLGISRKEAQTFIDTYFEQFPGVKRFMDAAIERAREHGYVETMLKRRRNIPDIHSRNFNLRGFAERTAINTPIQGTAADIIKKAMIDVDTALRSSGLQSKLLLQVHDELIFEGPKEEMTELETLVKGAMEHTVKLDVPLRADGSFGETWFDTK from the coding sequence ATGAATAAATTACTGCTCCTCGATGGAAACTCACTGACGTACCGTGCGTTTTTTGCACTGCCTCCGATGACGGATGCATCGGGACGAAACACGAATGCCGTGTATGGGTTCACGATGATGCTATTGAAATTGATGGAAGACGAGCAACCGACCCATTTCGCGGTCGCGTTCGATGCGTCGAAGAAGACGTTCCGACACGATACGTTCGCCGACTATAAAGGCGGTCGGCAAAAAACGCCGGGCGAGCTCCGTGAGCAGTTCCCGATCGTGCGTGAACTGTGCGAGGCGTTCGGGATCAAAGTGCTCGAACTCGATCAATACGAGGCCGATGACATCATCGGGACGCTCTCGAAGCGAGAAGCGTTTGACCAGGTGACGATCGTCACGGGAGATAAAGACTTACTTCAACTGATCGATGATCGGGTCACAGTTTACTTAACGAAACGCGGGATCACAGATGTCGAAGCGATGGACGCATCTGCTTTCCAAGAACGTTACGACGGATTGACGCCGCGCCAGATGATCGACCTGAAAGGGTTGATGGGTGATAAATCCGACAACATCCCTGGTATACCGGGTGTCGGTGAGAAAACGGCGCTTAAACTGCTTTCAAACTACGGTTCGGTCGAAGGGCTATACGAACATACGCATGAACTGAAAGGGAAGCAAAAAGAAAAAGTCGAGGCGAATGAAAAGGAAGCTCGAATGTCGAAACAGCTCGCGACGATTTATACGGACGTCCCAATCGACGTCGACGTCGACGATTTACAGTTCCACCCGTACGATGCGGCGAAAGTGAAGCCGTTGTTCATGAGCCTCCAGTTCAAGTCTCTCCTCGGCAAGTTGAACACGGAAGCGACGACCGAAGAGGCGACAGAAGCACGAGAAGTGACGACGGTCAGCATCGAACAACAAGATTTGACGGAAGCCGTTTTGTTCCTTGAACAATTACGAGACGATTATTTCGAAGACGACATCATCGGTGTGGCGATCGCCTCGAAAGCCGGAGTGACGGTCGGGGACGTGTCGTTGTTAAGCGAACCGGCCGTGAAGTCGTGGCTGGCCGATGAGGCAAGGAAAACCATCTGCTTAGACGCAAAACAGACGATCATTCAATTGAAGCGTCATGAATTAAGGCTCGCTGGCTATGAAGACCTGCTCGTGGCCGGATATCTTCTAAACTTGTCAGGTGGGACGACGCTCGATTCGATTGCCGCTCATTTTGACTACACCCTTCCGGAAGACGAGGCTGTCTACGGAAAAGGGGCGAAACGCCACGTACCGGAGCAAGACATTTTCGAACAGCACGTCGCGGAAAAGGCGATGGCGATTCTCTCACTATTCGACCGTGTCTCGGCCGAACTCGATCAAAACGAGCAGACCTCCTTGTACCAAGATTTAGAACGTCCGCTCGTGGCGGTGCTCGCCGAGATGGAGTGGGCCGGTATCCACGTCGATGTCGCGACGTTAAAAGTGATGGAAGAAGACCTCGGCGGCAGGATCCGTCAGCTTGAGGAAGAGATTCATGGTCTGGCCGGTGAAGCGTTCAATATCAACTCGCCGAAACAGCTTGGTGTCATCTTGTTTGAGAAATTGGCGCTCCCGCCCGTCAAAAAGACGAAGACTGGCTACTCGACGGCGGCTGACGTATTGGAAAAGCTGGCTCCGCTTCACCCGATCGTCGAACATATCATGCATTATCGAGAACTCGGCAAATTGCAGTCGACATACGTCGAAGGGTTGCAAAAAGTGATCAAAGCGGACGGGAAGATTCATACACGTTATACGCAGACGCTCACCCAGACCGGTCGACTGTCATCGGTCAACCCGAACTTACAAAACATCCCGATTCGATTAGAAGAAGGACGGCGGATTCGTAAAGCGTTCACGCCGAGCGAACAAGGTTGGATGCTGTATGCGGTCGATTATTCGCAAATCGAGCTCCGGATCATGTCACATATGTCACAAGATGAGAAGATGCTCGAGGCGTTCCTTCATGACGAGGACATCCATACGTCGACAGCGGCGAACGTGTTCCGTGTCGCCAAAGAAGAAGTGACGTCGCTCATGCGTCGGCAGGCGAAAGCCGTCAACTTCGGGATCATCTACGGCATCAGTGACTACGGACTATCGCAAAACTTAGGAATCAGCCGGAAAGAGGCACAGACGTTCATCGATACGTACTTCGAGCAATTCCCTGGCGTCAAACGGTTCATGGATGCCGCAATCGAGCGCGCACGAGAGCATGGTTATGTCGAGACGATGCTCAAACGGCGTCGCAACATTCCGGACATCCACTCTCGGAACTTCAATTTGCGGGGCTTCGCGGAACGGACGGCCATCAACACACCGATTCAAGGAACGGCAGCGGACATCATTAAAAAGGCGATGATCGATGTCGACACGGCGCTCCGGTCGTCTGGACTTCAGTCGAAGCTGTTGCTTCAAGTTCACGATGAACTGATCTTTGAAGGGCCGAAAGAAGAAATGACAGAGCTCGAGACGCTCGTCAAAGGCGCGATGGAACACACCGTCAAACTCGACGTCCCGCTTCGTGCGGACGGGTCGTTCGGAGAGACGTGGTTTGACACGAAATAA
- the coaE gene encoding dephospho-CoA kinase (Dephospho-CoA kinase (CoaE) performs the final step in coenzyme A biosynthesis.) yields MLKIGLTGGIATGKSTVSRLFRQEGIPIIDADKIARVVVEPGGKAHTAVSEAFPRCFEGEQLNRPALGREIFHDAHKRQLLNQLMHPAIREQMEEEMRGYEAAGETVVIFDIPLLFEGTMRDLVDYTVVVYCREEIQLMRLMERNGLTKEEALARIQSQMPIEEKKHHADFLINNNGALSELPPQVTRLVEQFQTIKKEGE; encoded by the coding sequence ATGTTGAAGATTGGGTTGACAGGTGGGATCGCGACAGGGAAATCGACGGTATCACGTCTATTCCGACAAGAAGGCATCCCGATCATCGATGCCGACAAAATCGCCCGTGTCGTCGTGGAACCAGGCGGGAAAGCGCACACCGCTGTAAGCGAAGCGTTTCCGCGTTGTTTTGAAGGTGAACAGTTGAATCGCCCGGCGCTCGGACGAGAGATTTTCCATGACGCTCATAAGCGGCAACTGCTCAATCAACTCATGCATCCGGCCATCCGTGAACAGATGGAAGAGGAGATGCGGGGGTATGAGGCGGCGGGAGAGACCGTCGTCATCTTCGATATTCCCCTCTTGTTCGAAGGGACGATGCGCGACCTCGTCGATTACACGGTCGTCGTCTACTGCCGGGAAGAGATTCAGTTGATGCGGCTCATGGAACGGAACGGTTTGACGAAAGAAGAAGCGCTCGCGCGCATTCAGTCGCAAATGCCGATCGAAGAGAAAAAGCATCATGCCGATTTCCTCATCAATAACAACGGAGCGCTAAGTGAACTGCCGCCTCAAGTGACACGACTCGTCGAACAGTTTCAAACCATCAAAAAAGAAGGCGAATGA
- the mutM gene encoding DNA-formamidopyrimidine glycosylase, with the protein MPELPEVETVCRRLRPFVSGKTISAVDVLDAKIIRGHEPEIWKQQLLGETIQDVERRGKFILFKLTNGYLVSHLRMEGKFYPHGETVSPVKHTHVVFTFSDGTTLHYNDVRKFGTMEIKTNEALYVTPPLSLLALEPFDPNVTAETLHERMKRMNVRAIKTALLDQSIFVGLGNIYVDETLFRAGIHPTRPAASLSLEEVEAVRQEAVAVLTEAIERGGSTIRSYTNPDGATGTFQETLYVYGQTGEPCRNCGRPIEKMKLGGRGTHYCPHCQK; encoded by the coding sequence ATGCCTGAATTACCTGAAGTGGAAACGGTCTGTCGGCGGTTGCGGCCGTTCGTCTCCGGAAAGACGATTTCAGCCGTCGATGTGCTCGACGCAAAAATCATTCGAGGGCACGAGCCTGAGATTTGGAAACAACAGCTGCTCGGCGAGACGATTCAAGACGTCGAGCGACGCGGCAAGTTTATTTTGTTTAAACTGACGAACGGTTATCTCGTCTCTCATTTGCGGATGGAAGGAAAATTTTATCCGCATGGCGAAACAGTCAGTCCGGTCAAACATACTCACGTCGTCTTCACGTTCTCGGATGGGACTACGCTTCACTATAACGACGTTCGGAAGTTCGGCACGATGGAGATCAAGACGAATGAAGCGTTGTATGTGACGCCGCCGCTGTCCTTGCTCGCCTTAGAACCGTTCGACCCGAATGTGACGGCCGAGACGTTGCATGAGCGCATGAAACGGATGAACGTCCGCGCTATCAAGACGGCGCTCCTCGATCAGTCGATCTTTGTCGGGCTAGGCAACATTTATGTCGATGAGACACTGTTCCGCGCCGGGATTCACCCGACGCGTCCGGCGGCCTCGTTGTCGCTTGAAGAGGTCGAGGCGGTGCGTCAAGAAGCGGTCGCCGTGTTGACCGAGGCGATTGAGCGAGGGGGAAGCACGATCCGGAGTTATACGAATCCGGACGGGGCGACCGGTACGTTTCAAGAGACGTTGTACGTATACGGCCAGACCGGCGAGCCGTGCCGAAACTGCGGCCGCCCAATTGAAAAGATGAAACTAGGTGGACGGGGCACACATTACTGTCCACACTGCCAAAAATAA
- the speD gene encoding adenosylmethionine decarboxylase: protein MDTMGRHIITELWECNPDKLNDIDYIERLFVDAALRSGAEVREVAFHKFAPHGVSGVVIISESHLTIHSFPEHGYASVDVFTCGDRIDPATASQYIAEGLDAKVREDVKLDRGMGPIRVPEAQVAISK from the coding sequence ATGGATACTATGGGACGTCACATTATTACAGAACTTTGGGAGTGCAATCCCGACAAATTGAACGATATCGACTACATCGAGCGCTTGTTCGTCGATGCAGCACTTCGCTCGGGCGCTGAAGTCCGCGAAGTCGCTTTCCACAAATTCGCACCACACGGTGTAAGTGGGGTCGTTATCATTTCAGAATCACACTTAACGATTCACAGTTTCCCAGAGCATGGTTACGCATCAGTCGATGTGTTCACATGTGGGGATCGTATCGATCCGGCTACAGCGTCACAGTATATCGCTGAAGGTTTGGATGCGAAAGTGCGTGAAGACGTCAAACTTGATCGTGGGATGGGACCAATCCGTGTTCCTGAAGCGCAAGTGGCAATCAGCAAATAA
- a CDS encoding site-2 protease family protein — MFSWGDLDKFVISFFIILPIVTIIHQFGHFFFAKLFGGSLDMEIGTGKKLFKIGRLQFNRVYFYDAWCQFSDLKYSNRLTRSIVYAGGSIFNLASILIVNGFILTRELEPTIYTYQFAYFSFYYVFFSLYPIYYSNGHPSDGRAIYDTWRKGKPEADPLN, encoded by the coding sequence ATGTTTAGTTGGGGAGACTTAGACAAATTCGTCATCTCGTTCTTTATCATTTTACCGATTGTGACAATTATCCATCAGTTCGGGCATTTCTTTTTCGCGAAATTATTCGGAGGATCGCTTGATATGGAGATCGGGACAGGAAAGAAACTATTTAAAATCGGTCGGCTACAGTTTAACCGCGTCTATTTCTATGACGCTTGGTGCCAATTTTCTGACTTGAAGTATAGTAATCGCTTGACGAGGAGCATCGTCTACGCGGGCGGCTCTATCTTCAATCTAGCTAGTATTTTGATCGTGAACGGATTCATCTTGACACGCGAGCTTGAACCGACGATCTATACGTATCAATTCGCATATTTCTCGTTTTATTACGTGTTCTTCTCGCTCTATCCGATCTACTATTCGAACGGACACCCGAGCGATGGCCGCGCCATTTATGACACGTGGCGTAAAGGGAAACCTGAAGCCGACCCGCTCAACTAA